Proteins encoded by one window of Arachis ipaensis cultivar K30076 chromosome B04, Araip1.1, whole genome shotgun sequence:
- the LOC107637474 gene encoding LEAF RUST 10 DISEASE-RESISTANCE LOCUS RECEPTOR-LIKE PROTEIN KINASE-like 2.4, whose protein sequence is MFLIKFSQSIQFIICNPSPVLAYICTGLAAASVGIFVACVVVIYKSKSLRKIMFKKTMIDCKVEGLIQSYGFMVQKRYTYSQVKKMTNSFCEELGKGAFGVVYKGSLSDNRQVAVKILKESKDNGKEFNGEELKGEEFINEVASIIGTAHVNIVPFLGFCYKPNKRALIYEFMPNGSLDKFINEEVCKLDGSRLYQIIIGIARGLEYLHWRCNTKILHLDIKPQNILLDEDFVPKIADFGLAKICTKKESIVCLQRVGGTAGYIAPEVYSQIYTEVSRVSHKSDVYSYGKLILKVMGGKKNYNNNDLHTSEMYFTDWIYEELEQDNFSTRCLTDIDDENDLTKKIILISMWCIQKNPSDRPCMKKVIEMLEGPLDSVAFPPKPEN, encoded by the coding sequence ATGTTTCTTATCAAATTTTCTCAAAGCATTCAATTTATTATTTGTAATCCATCTCCAGTTCTTGCATATATATGTACAGGCTTAGCAGCAGCCAGTGTTGGAATTTTTGTAGCATGTGTTGTGGTTATTTATAAAAGTAAGAGTTTACGGAAAATCATGTTTAAAAAGACAATGATTGACTGCAAAGTTGAGGGTTTGATACAAAGTTATGGGTTTATGGTGCAAAAACGATATACTTACTCACAGGTAAAAAAGATGACCAATTCATTTTGTGAGGAATTAGGAAAAGGAGCATTTGGTGTTGTATATAAAGGTAGTTTAAGCGATAATCGTCAAGTAGCAGTGAAGATATTGAAGGAGTCCAAAGATAATGGAAAAGAATTTAATGGAGAAGAATTGAAGggagaagaattcataaatgagGTTGCAAGTATTATTGGAACAGCTCATGTGAATATTGTCccatttttaggattttgttaCAAGCCAAATAAAAGAGCTTTGATTTATGAATTTATGCCAAATGGTTCTTTAGATAAATTTATTAATGAAGAGGTGTGTAAGTTGGATGGGAGCAGACTCTACCAAATTATAATTGGCATTGCTCGAGGACTAGAATATTTACATTGGAGATGTAATACCAAGATTTTACATCTTGATATTAAACCTCAAAATATTCTTTTGGATGAAGATTTTGTTCCTAAAATTGCTGATTTCGGACTGGCTAAAATATGCACAAAGAAAGAGAGTATTGTATGTCTACAACGCGTAGGAGGAACTGCAGGATATATTGCACCAGAAGTATATAGTCAAATATACACTGAAGTTTCTCGAGTTTCTCATAAATCTGATGTGTATAGTTATGGAAAGTTGATTCTTAAAGTAATGGGAGGAAAAAAGAATTATAATAATAATGATCTACATACCAGTGAAATGTATTTTACAGATTGGATTTATGAAGAGTTGGAGCAAGATAATTTTTCAACAAGATGCTTGACAGACATAGATGATGAGAATGATTTGACAAAGAAGATTATTTTGATAAGTATGTGGTGTATTCAAAAAAATCCATCAGACAGACCTTGCATGAAAAAGGTGATAGAAATGTTAGAAGGACCACTTGATTCTGTCGCGTTTCCTCCAAAGCCAGAAAATTAA
- the LOC110271398 gene encoding uncharacterized protein LOC110271398 isoform X3 encodes MAMVRRQRMLECEKENMEKKPFMDIQTEIKRFRQTTLDLIFIFSIQQQSLQISNNKKISTKASGIKKRATAQNQLFDFSLTQSQFHIKKSTTRHKRKRRTEVKAVPLTFDDDMDSARRDDSEGQHSGELLQVRENPGRTGTGGRRTPNYERGSRGADSTDGGGTAAERLQGEPRVLVG; translated from the exons ATGGCGATGGTGAGGAGGCAAAGGATGTTGGAATGCGAAAAGGAAAACATGGAGAAGAAGCCCTTCATGGACATACAAACTGAGATCAAGAGATTCAGGCAAACAACACttgatttgattttcatttttagCATTCAGCAACAATCGTTACAAATCAGTaacaa caagaaaatttcaacaaaagCTTCAGGAATTAAAAAAAGAGCAACAGCacaaaatcaattatttgatttttcattaacccAGTCACAGTTTCAcattaaaaaatcaacaacaaggcataaaaggaagagaagaacCGAAGTAAAGGCAGTGCCGCTAACCTTCGACGACGACATGGACAGTGCCCGGCGAGACGACAGCGAGGGGCAACACAGCGGCGAGCTGCTCCAAGTTCGAGAGAATCCAGGGAGGACGGGGACAGGGGGAAGGAGGACGCCGAACTACGAGAGAGGAAGCAGAGGCGCCGACAGCACGGACGGCGGCGGCACCGCGGCAGAACGGTTGCAGGGAGAACCTAGGGTTTTGGTAGGGTGA
- the LOC110271398 gene encoding uncharacterized protein LOC110271398 isoform X1: protein MAMVRRQRMLECEKENMEKKPFMDIQTEIKRFRQTTLDLIFIFSIQQQSLQISNNSSKKISTKASGIKKRATAQNQLFDFSLTQSQFHIKKSTTRHKRKRRTEVKAVPLTFDDDMDSARRDDSEGQHSGELLQVRENPGRTGTGGRRTPNYERGSRGADSTDGGGTAAERLQGEPRVLVG, encoded by the exons ATGGCGATGGTGAGGAGGCAAAGGATGTTGGAATGCGAAAAGGAAAACATGGAGAAGAAGCCCTTCATGGACATACAAACTGAGATCAAGAGATTCAGGCAAACAACACttgatttgattttcatttttagCATTCAGCAACAATCGTTACAAATCAGTaacaa CAGCAGcaagaaaatttcaacaaaagCTTCAGGAATTAAAAAAAGAGCAACAGCacaaaatcaattatttgatttttcattaacccAGTCACAGTTTCAcattaaaaaatcaacaacaaggcataaaaggaagagaagaacCGAAGTAAAGGCAGTGCCGCTAACCTTCGACGACGACATGGACAGTGCCCGGCGAGACGACAGCGAGGGGCAACACAGCGGCGAGCTGCTCCAAGTTCGAGAGAATCCAGGGAGGACGGGGACAGGGGGAAGGAGGACGCCGAACTACGAGAGAGGAAGCAGAGGCGCCGACAGCACGGACGGCGGCGGCACCGCGGCAGAACGGTTGCAGGGAGAACCTAGGGTTTTGGTAGGGTGA
- the LOC110271398 gene encoding uncharacterized protein LOC110271398 isoform X2, with amino-acid sequence MAMVRRQRMLECEKENMEKKPFMDIQTEIKRFRQTTLDLIFIFSIQQQSLQISNNSKKISTKASGIKKRATAQNQLFDFSLTQSQFHIKKSTTRHKRKRRTEVKAVPLTFDDDMDSARRDDSEGQHSGELLQVRENPGRTGTGGRRTPNYERGSRGADSTDGGGTAAERLQGEPRVLVG; translated from the exons ATGGCGATGGTGAGGAGGCAAAGGATGTTGGAATGCGAAAAGGAAAACATGGAGAAGAAGCCCTTCATGGACATACAAACTGAGATCAAGAGATTCAGGCAAACAACACttgatttgattttcatttttagCATTCAGCAACAATCGTTACAAATCAGTaacaa CAGcaagaaaatttcaacaaaagCTTCAGGAATTAAAAAAAGAGCAACAGCacaaaatcaattatttgatttttcattaacccAGTCACAGTTTCAcattaaaaaatcaacaacaaggcataaaaggaagagaagaacCGAAGTAAAGGCAGTGCCGCTAACCTTCGACGACGACATGGACAGTGCCCGGCGAGACGACAGCGAGGGGCAACACAGCGGCGAGCTGCTCCAAGTTCGAGAGAATCCAGGGAGGACGGGGACAGGGGGAAGGAGGACGCCGAACTACGAGAGAGGAAGCAGAGGCGCCGACAGCACGGACGGCGGCGGCACCGCGGCAGAACGGTTGCAGGGAGAACCTAGGGTTTTGGTAGGGTGA